Sequence from the Segatella copri genome:
GGAGATATTCCATACGCAGTATTTCCCTAACCAGATGGAAACAGTTCCTAAGGATGGAGCCGTCGTGAAGGTGGGCAAGGAAAAACTGAAATGGCATGCGCTGGACAGTAAACTGTTTAATGTGAAGCTCTTCCGTTTCGCTACTTCATTTAAGAAACCCAAGTATGGTGTCTTGTTCTGGGCGGTTACCATTATCGATTGCCCTGAGGAGATGAAAGACGTCCGCTTGTCTGTTGGCTCGAATGGTGCTTCCATGTGGTGGCTCAATGGTGAGGAGGCGGTGATGCTCGAAGGCGACCGAAGAATGGTTCGCGATGATGTGGTTTCTAAGAAGCTTACCTTGAAGAAAGGTAGGAATATTCTTCGTGGTGCAGTAATCAATGGTCCTGGTATGAGTGACTTCTGTGTCCGATTCATCGACGGACAGGGCAAGCCTGTCAGAAACCTGTCTATTCACGTGAAGTAGTGCAATCAATAAAGAAAGTTATGAAACAGAACAATATATTTTTCAGATATTTTAGCCCGGTTGCTGCTCAGCAGAAACTTTATGCCGCTGCTTTGGTTGCCTTGTTGTCTTCCTCTGCTTACGAGGCAGAAGCCCAGGTGGGCGAACCTTTCATTCATGATCCTTCTACCATTGCCCTGTGTGATGGAAAGTATTATACCTTTGGAACGGGTGAAGGTGGAATCTGGTCGGAGGATGGCTGGACCTGGCAGGGTGGTGCTGTTCGTCCCGGCAGAGGAGCGGCTCCTGATGTGTTGAAGATTGGCGACCGTTATCTTGTAGCCTACAGTGCTACGGGTGGTGGATTGGGAGGCAGTCATCGCGGTGATGTCCTGACGATGTGGAACAAAACGCTCGATCCGAAATCGCCTGATTTCAAATATACTGAACCGGTGGTGGTTGCTTCATCCTTAGATGATGAAGACTGTGATGCCATTGATGCGGGCTTGTTGCTCGACCCTACTACCGGCAGACTCTGGCTCAGCTATGGTACCTATTTCGGATTTATCCGTCTGGTAGAACTTGATCCGAAGACAGGTAAGCGGATGGAAGGCAACGAACCCGTCAATATCGCCATCGACTGTGAAGCTACTGATTTGATTTACCGCAACGGCTGGTATTATCTTCTCGGCACTCATGGCACCTGTTGCGATGGTCCTAATTCTACCTACAATATCGTGGTGGGACGTTCGCGAAAGATAACCGGTCCATACGTAGATAATGTGGGCAGAGAGATGTTGCAGGGCGGTGGAAAGATGGTGATTGCTGCCAACAATCTGAAGACGGGCCCCGGTCACTTCGGACGCTATATTGAGGAAGAGGGTGTAGAAAAAATGTCGTTCCACTATGAGTCTGATTTCAGACAGGGAGGACGAAGCGTGTTGGCTATCCGTCCTTTGTTGTGGAAGAACGACTGGCCTGTGGCTGGCGAAGAATTTCATGCCGGAACTTACGAGATAGAATCGGAACGAAGAGGCTATGCCCTGGAGATTGCCGTAGATTTCGTGAGAATGCAGCGGGATATCGAACCTTTCTGGATTAAGCCAACCAAGCCTCTGAAGAATATCGAGCCTCAGACCTTGAAGGAGGTAGAGGCAGAATGGCCTAAGGGCGAGGTGAAGGTAAGAATGAACGATTATATGTTCCGTCCTCATCAGAAGTGGAGTATCATGCCTGCCGGAAAGGGTGGTTATCTGGGTGGTCCTTATTATAAAATCTGCATAGAAGGCACTACTCGCTATCTTACCGCAACCGCTCAGCATGATGTCATCGCCAAACCTGAGTTTACGGGTGAAGATGCCCAGCTTTGGCGCATCGAACAGCTCACCGATGGCACCTATCGCATCATGCCTAAGGCAGTGCCAGGCACTGAAGAGAAACTGGCATTGGTTTCACTCGGCGACTGTACCCCAGGCTTGGCTCCCTTCGATTTCAACAGCGATAATTCTAAATGGAATTTCAGACAACAATAAATTCATGATGATTTGACAATCGAGAAGCGTCCCAATCATAAACCCTCTAATAAAATAAACAGAAGTATGCTAAAGAATTTATCTTTCATTGCCCTTTTGGGCATCGCTGTCGTTGGTGTTCCAAGTGAACTCAGCGCCAAGAGCGTAAAGGTGGCAGGTACCCAGAAAGGTACGGCTGCCAAGTCTATCACCCGTCAGGTGGCTCAGCAGAATGTAACCATCGAATTCTATTCTCCATCCATCGTCCGCATCTTGAAATCTGATGCCGGACTTGGTGCTCCTGTTCAGAAGAAAAGCTATTCTGTCATCTTGAAACCTCAGCAGATGAAGGGCGTTCAAATACAGAAAAACGGAGATATTGTAAATGTTAAATCTAAATTCATTTGCGTCGAACTGAACCAGCAGACTGGCGAAATCCGCTTCCTTTCGAAGGATGGAAAGTTGCTGCTTACCGATACGAAGACCCGTCTGGAAGCTCGCAAGGATGAGGCCAACAAGGGCAAGTACCGCATTGAGCAGAACTTCCGTCTTGCCGACGACGAGGCCATCTATGGTCTGGGACAGCTGCGTGATGTTTATATGAATCAGCGTGGCCGCCAGAATATCGTACTCTGGAACAATAATACTTATATCGCCATCCCTTATTTCACCAGTGAGAAGGGCTATGGTCTTTACTGGGACAATGCAGGAAAAACCTATTTCAATGATATCGTAGCATCCAAGGATAATGGCAACCAGCCATCATGCACTTCCTTTACCAGCGAAGTGGGAACCTGCGCCGACTACTATTTCATGTATAAGGATGGTACGCAAGATGGAGTCATCGCCAGCATCCGTGAACTCACCGGACAGGCTACAATGTTCCCGAAATGGGCGATGGGCTTCTGGCAATGCCGCGAGCGCTATAAGACCAGCGATGAACTGGCTGGCGTGTTGGACAAGTATCGCGAACTGAAGATTCCTACTGATGCCATCGTGCAGGACTGGCAGTATTGGGGATGCGACTCCAACTGGAATGCGATGAAGTTCCAGAACCCATACTATATAAATAAGGTGGGCGACCCAGCCTATGCCAAGTATCTTCCTACCGATATGAAGCAGATGAAGGCTCAGGGAGAACCCCGCCTGAAGAGTCCGGAAGAGATGGTGAAGTATGTTCACAAGAACGATGCCCATCTGATGATTTCCATCTGGGCAAGTTTCGGTCCTTGGACAGAGCAGTATCGTGAACTGAAGAAGATGAATGCCCTCCTTCCTTTTGAAACGTGGCCAAGAAACAGTGGCGTGATGCCATACGATGTCTTCAATCCGAAGGCTCGCAACCTCTACTGGAAGTATCTTACCCACCTCTACCAGATGGGCTTCGATGCCTGGTGGACCGATTCTACGGAGCCAGACCATTTTGAGAAGCCGGGCGATGAGAACTATCAGACCTTCGATGGTTCATGGTTGGGCGTGAAGAACGCCTTCCCATTGTTACACAACAAGAGCATCTACGAGCATCAGAGAGCGATGAAGGGCAACACAAAGCGTTCGCTCCAGATGACCCGAAGCGGCAGTCTCGGTATTCAGCATTATGGCACCATCTGCTGGAGCGGTGATGTGCTGGCTTCCTGGAACGAGATGAAGAATCAGATTCCATCGGGCTTGAACTTCTCGCTCTGCGGTATCCCATTCTGGAACACCGACCTGGGAGGCTTCTTCTACTGGGAGTTTGAACAGAATCCAAAGAATCCTGCCATTCAGGAACTGCAGACCCGCTGGATGCAGTGGGGAACCTTCATGCCATTGATGCGCAACCACTGTTCTTCGCCGATGGTAAGCGAACTGTATGAATTCGGAAAGCAGGGCGACTGGGCTTATGATGCTATGATTAAGGCCATCAAGCTGCGCTATCGCCTTTTGCCTTATATCTACAGTACGGCTGGCGACTGTGTACAGAATAGCGGAAGCATGATGCGTGCCCTGGTAATGGATTATGCGGCAGACAAGAAGGCTTCCCGTCTGAACGATGAGTATCTCTTCGGCCGCAACATCCTGGTGAAGCCGGTAACCGATCCTTTATACACCTGGAAGGATAAGGAGAAGAAGGGCCATACCATCTATCCTGATGTAAGGAAGGCAGCTGCGCCTGTGAATGTTTACTTGCCAAAGGGTAATAAATGGTATGATTTCTGGAGCAACACCCAGTATGAGGGCGGTCAGGATATCCAGCGCCTTTGTCCTATCGACATCATGCCTGTGTTCATCAAGGCTGGTACCATCCTGCCATTCGGTCCTGAAGTGCAGTATAGTTCAGAGAAGCCTTGGGATGAGCTGGAAATTCGTGTCTATCCTGGTGCTGATGGTAAATTTACGCTCTATGAGGATGAGGGCGACAACTACAACTATGAGAAGGGTAAATTCTCGGAAATCCAGTTTGTTTGGAATGAAGCTGGCAGAACCCTAAGCATCGCTCCACGCAAGGGTAGCTATAAGGGAATGCTCCAGCATCGCAGATTCCATATCGTATTGGTGGATGCCAATAGTGGAGCGGGCGATCAGCCTATGCAGGCAAGCAAGAGTGTGGAATATGACGGAAAGGCTGTAAAGATACAGCTGTAAGTGTTATATCATATAAAGTATTTGATACTTGTGATAAAGTAGAATTCTGCTTTTTTGCTTACTTTTGCAGCACAAATAACAATTTAATATACTAATAGCTTATAATTACAATGAACAAGAAAGTTATATACGCTGCTTTGATGTTTGTGGTAACTATGTCTTCCGGCAATGCCTCAGCTCAGCAGTTGCCTTATCAGAATCCAGCCCTCTCGGCTCATGAGAGAGCGGTAGATTTATGTGGTCGTCTCACTTTGGAAGAGAAAGCTTCTCTGATGCTGGATGATTCGCCGGCTATCCCACGATTGGGAATCAAGAGATTCCAGTGGTGGAGCGAGGCGCTGCATGGTGTGGCGAACATGGGAGATGTAACCGTCTTTCCGGAACCTATCGGAATGGCAGCTTCGTTTAACGACAGAATGGTGTATAGAGTCTTTGATGCAACATCTGATGAGATGCGTGCCAAATGGAATGAACTGCAGCAGAAGGGAGGAGATGTAACCCGTTTCCATGCTTTATCTGTCTGGACTCCAAACGTGAATATCTTCCGTGATCCTCGCTGGGGACGTGGACAGGAAACCTATGGCGAGGATCCTTATCTTACCAGTAGGATGGGATGTGCCGTGGTGCGCGGATTGCAGGGACCTGAAGATACGAAATACCGCAAACTCTGGGCTTGTGCCAAGCACTATGCAATTCATAGCGGACCGGAATGGGCTCGCCATACAGACAATATTACCGATGTTACACCGCGCGACCTTTGGGAAACTTATATGCCTGCCTTCAAATCACTGGTGCAGGATGCCAAGGTGCGCGAGGTGATGTGTGCCTATCAGCGTTGGGATGATGAACCATGCTGCGGCAACACCCGCCTTTTGCAGCAGATTCTCAGGAATGAGTGGGGATTCAAGTACCTGGTAGTTTCCGACTGTGGCGCTGTTACTGATTTCTGGGAGAATCATAAGGTTTCGAGCAATGCCAGAAATGCAGCAGCTAAGGGTGTATTGGCTGGAACCGATGTAGAATGTGGATTTAATTATATATATAAATCGGTGCCTGAGGCTGTGAAGTATGGTGCCCTGACTGAAGAAGAAGTTGATAAGCATGTGATTCGTCTGCTCGAAGGTCGTTTCGACTTGGGTGAGATGGATGACAACAAGATAGTATCATGGTCGAAGATTCCTGTATCTGTGCTTTGCAGCAAGGCGCATCGCCAGCTCTCGCTCGATATGGCTCTGCAGACCATGACGCTGCTCCAAAACAAGAATGAGGTATTACCTCTCGATAAAAAGGTAAAGAAGATTGCTTTCATCGGACCAAATGTGGATAACGAACCGATGATGTGGGGAAACTATAATGGTACTCCACGACAGACAATTACCATTCTGGATGGTATCAAGAGTCGTTTGAAGAAAAACCAGGTCGTCACCTTTAAAGGGTGCGACCTGGTGAACGACCAGACTTTGGATTCTTACTTCGACCAGTGTAGCATGGATGGCAAGATAGGCTTTAAGGGCACTTTCTGGAACAATCGTGAAATGGAAGGTAAGCCTGTTACCATCACCCAGGAAAAGAATCCTGTGCAGGTAACTACCTATGGTCAGCATTCGTTTGCACCCAATGTGAAGTTGACGGGCTTTTCTGCCAAGTATGAAACCGTATTCCGTCCTAAGCAGAACGCCAAGGTATTGCTCGATGTGGCTGCCTGCGGTCATTATGAGGTTTATCTGAATGGTGAGAAAAAGTCTGAGAAGAGCGATTGGCGCACAGCAGAATCCCGCATCGAGTTTGAGGGCGAGAAAGGTAAGGAGTATCAGATAGAAATACGATATGCTGAGATGCCAACCTATAATGCCAATATGAAGATCAATATCGGTCATGAGAATCCTATCGACTATCAGGCTTCGCTCAAGCAGTTGAAGGATTGCGAGACAGTAGTCTTCGTAGGTGGCATCTCTCCACAGTTGGAAGGTGAGGAAATGCCTATCGAGATTTCTGGCTTCAAGGGCGGTGACCGCACCAACATCGAATTGCCTAAGGTTCAGCGCAATTTCCTGAAGGCTTTGAAGGAGGCGGGCAAAAAGGTTGTCTTTGTCAACTGTTCGGGTTCGGCTATCGCCTTGACTCCAGAGACAGAGAGTTGCGATGCTATTCTCCAGGCCTGGTATCCTGGTCAGGAAGGTGGTGAGGCTGTGGCTCGTGTGCTCTTTGGTGAGTACAATCCTGGCGGCAAGTTACCAATCACTTTCTATCGCAATTCCAATCAGTTGCCTGATTTCAAGGACTACAGTATGAAGGGCAGAACCTATCGTTATATGAACGATGCACTCTTCCCATTCGGATATGGTTTAAGCTACACTTCTTTCCGTATTGGCGATGCTACACTTTCCAACTCTATCCTGAAGAAGGGTGAGAAGATTACGCTGAAGGTGCCGGTAAGCAATGTAGGAAAGAAGGATGGAACCGAGGTGGTGCAGGTGTATGTGAAGGATCCTGCTGATACCGAAGGACCATTGAAGAGCTTGAAGGCTTTCGAGAGAGTGGAGGTGAAGGCAGGAAAGACTGCTGAGGCTGTCATTACGCTGGATAGCAGAAACTTCGAACTCTTCGATGCTGCCACCAATACCGTCCGTGCCAAGGCAGGAAAGTATGAGGTTTATTACGGCAGCAGTTCGGCTGATAAGGATTTGAAGAAACTGGATGTTTCTATTGAATATTAAGTAACTTGAGAAAATCATCAAGGAGCTGAGTAAATATGAAAAGAGGGTGTGTCTTGGACTTTTGGCACATCCTCTTCTTACTTGTTACATCATATAAACTCTTTGATAGACGTTGATAGAGTGATCAAATTCCCTTCAAGGTATTGGGTACACAGTTCTATACAGAATAAATCCCGAAATCGCTTGGCGGTTTCGGGATTTTTGCTTATCTTTGTAGCTGTTTAAAGATTAACAAGTAAACATGAATACAGAGCAACAAAAGATAGAATACAAGAGTCTGCAAAAGATTCGAACTGGAGAGAAAGGATTCAAGGAACTCTCTACTACTTGTGTAGCTTTAGCCAATGCGCAAGGAGGACAGATTATGATTGGCGTGGAAGATAAGACAAAGAAACCAGCTTCCAATCAAGTTATATCGCAAGAAGAGGCAAATAGTGCCGTTACAAGATTGCGTGGACTTTGTTTCAATGTTGGTCTTGCAGTAGGCGACGTATGTGCAGACGAAACTGGCAGCCAGTACTTTGCTATCACAGTATTCCCTTCACTCCATTCATATGCCACCACTTCTGATGGCAAAATGTACATCCGTGTCGCAGACAAATGCGAGCCTGTGCGTAGTGAAGATATTCAACGTGTAGGAGAAGAGAAAGGAGCTTTCCAATGGGAACTTGTGCCAACACGATTTGAATTGGAAGATGAGAATAAGACGAATCTCTCTAAATTCGCTAATGATATACGCCAATCTGATAGAGTGAAGCAGCATATCAAGCAGCTCGATGATATGGAAATTGGCGAACAGTACCATCTTCTTGACGGCAACAAGATGACTAATCTTGGTGTCTTATGGATTGGTACAGCCAAACAGCGTAGCCGTATTTGCTATCCTATCACTGTGCAATATATCGTATATGATGACTTGGAGAACAAAACCAACAAATTGGAATGGCGTGACAATACACGTAATCCGAAAGAACTTTTGGAAGATATTATGGACAAGGCTGTAGAGTTGACCTATAGCTATGAGATGCCTAATGGACTCTTCCGTAAGACAGTACGCTATTATAACGAGAACTTAATCAGAGAGTTGCTTGTTAACAGTTTGGCTCATAGTTCAAGAACCATCTCTAACGACATCACAATCAAGGTATATCCAGGTTATATCAGCATCTCCAATCCTGGTGGTCTCCCTTTGGGTGTAACCAAAGACAACATCCTTCATACTAAGCACAGACGTAATCCGAATATGATTGAGATACTGACTGCACTTGGATTGATGGAAGGTGAGGGCTCTGGCTATGACTTGATTTATGAGTTGGATGCCGTTGAAGCAAAGAAACAACCAGAGATAGAATCAACATTCAACACTGTCACGGTATATCAAAGTGCAGAGATTACGGATAAAGAAGTTGTTCGCCTGATGGATTATGTTGACCATAATTATCAGCTTTCCCAAAAGAACAAAATAGCTTTCGGTATCATAGCCAGAGAGAAACGCATTGCCGCAACTGATTTATCTAAAATCCTCCAGCTATCTGCAGAAGAACGATTGAGAAGCTATATCGATAACTTAGACAAAAGCAATCTGATAACGAAAGGTGGCGTCAAGAAAGGATCATTTTTCCAAATCAATACAACTTTGCTGAAAAATGCAAAATCTAACATTGTTACTAGTTTGAAGACTATAGAACCACATGTTCTTAAGGCACTAATTATGGAAGATCTCCGTGTGCATCCTTTGAGTAAAATATCTGATATAGCAGAGCGCATTCCTGATATAGATATGAAAGAGATTCGAAAGATGCTCTATTCTATGGTTGGGAAGGAGATAGAAAAAGAGGGCACTCGATTTGATAGTAAATATTATATAAAGTAATGGCATAAAAAAAAAGGTCTGAAAAAGAAAAAACTGTTAACAACCATGTATTGGACTAATAATCAGCGACTTTCTTTTTTCAGTATTCTTTTTCTACTCCTATATTTCATAAAAGAGATTTTAAGTCTCGGTATAAGAACAGCCATTACGATGGAAACAAAGGATACCATCTATGTGATAGAACTGAAATTTAATAAGTCGGCACAAGAGGCTCTTGACCAAATCAACAACAAGCATTATGCTGATGCTTTTGCCCTAAAAGGCAAAACCGTGGAAAAGATTGGTATGAACTTTATGATTGATGAAGATAAGACGATTGTATTGGATTGGGTAAAATAGGCTTTATGTTAAAAATCCTAACTCATAGCTTTCTCCTCTAAAACTCACCGTTTCTTGGGGTTGAAGTCATCGTTTTCTATTTGGGAACTCATTGCTTACTGGATGGAAATCCTTGTATTTCTTTATGATTTCATGCTAAAAAAATAACACGGACAAATTGTCCGGCGGCTTGTAATGCGTTGATTATAGGAAAGTTATGAACGTCCGGACAAACAATCCGGACAAATTCAATTTGTCCGTGTGTTTTTTTCTTGTTGGAGGATTGCAAATCTGCTGGGACGCCATCCTGTGGGGGGAGATTATTGAAGAATCATGATGTGTGGTCAACAGACTTTTGAGGTGGAAATATTCGTAAAATAACGGTGTCTTGTGTATAAATTGAGGAATTGAGCGAAGATTTCTGATTATTTTACATGCTTATTAATAAAAAAATGCTATATTTGCAAATGTAATTTAATTTATCCTTAATTCCGCAACACTATAATTTAACTTTATTTATAAGTTCCTGAGCAACAAAAAGTTGCCCAGGATTTTGCCATGTCAGAATTTTCACTTATCTTAGTGTTGCAAAAAGAAAACAAGCAAAACTCTAATATGACATGGCAAAAATACAAATTAAATCTGAGAAACTCACACCTTTTGGAGGAATTTTTTCAATCATGGAGAAATTTGACTCCATGCTTTCACCCGTTATCGACTCAACACTGGGTCAGAGATGCAGCAGTATCTTCGGATATCAGTTCAGCGAGATAGTCCGTTCGCTGATGAGCGTTTATTTCTGTGGCGGCTCATGCGTGGAAGATGTAACGTCACAACTGATGCGCCATCTCTCGTATCATCCTACCCTTCGTACATGCAGCTCTGATACCATCCTCAGAGCCATCAAGGAACTGACACAGGAAAACATCTCCTATACTTCCGACCAAGGCAAGACCTATGATTTCAATACTGCAGACAAACTCAACACATTGCTTATAAACGCTTTGGTTTCTACAGGCGAGTTGAAGGAAATTGAGGAATACGATGTTGACTTTGACCATCAGTTCCTTGAAACGGAGAAGTATGATGCAAAACCGACCTACAAAAAGTTCCTCGGCTACAGGCCTGGCGTATATGTTATCGGTGACAAGATAGTCTATATCGAGAACAGCGATGGTAACACGAATGTGCGTTTTCATCAGGCAGACACCCATAAGAGATTCTTCGCTCTTCTGGAATCCCAGAACATCCGTGTAAATCGCTTCAGGGCAGACTGCGGTTCCTGCTCGAAGGAAATCGTCAGTGAGATAGAGAAGCATTGCAAACATTTCTACATCCGTGCCAACCGATGCAGTTCGCTCTACAATGACATCTTTGCTCTGAGAGGATGGAAGACGGAGGAGATTAACGGCATCCAGTTCGAACTCAATTCCATTCTCGTTGAGAAATGGGAAGGCAAGTGCTATCGTCTTGTCATCCAGAGACAAAGACGCAACAGTGGCGACCTTGACCTGTGGGAAGGCGAATACACTTACCGTTGTATTCTGACCAACGATTACAAGTCATCGACAAGGGACATTGTTGAATTCTACAATCTGCGTGGCGGCAAGGAACGTATCTTTGACGACATGAACAACGGATTCGGTTGGAGCAGGCTCCCCAAGTCATTCATGGCGGAGAATACTGTCTTTCTTCTGCTTACTGCATTGATACACAATTTCTACAAGACCATCATGAGCAGGCTTGACACCAAGGCTTTTGGGCTCAAGAAAACGAGTCGCATAAAGGCTTTTGTCTTCAGATTCATCTCCGTACCTGCCAAGTGGATCATGACTGCAAGGCAATACGTGCTGAATATCTACACAGAGAACCGAGCTTATGCAAAACCCTTCAAAACAGAATTCGGATAAGAATCCTTTCTTTCCGGTTTGAATCTGCGTATTACCTCAAGTCGCATCGTGGGGTAAGGGGATGGTGGCTACATATTGATGTTGTGCTGTTGCTTTTTACTGAAAGCTGCTACTAACGACTCATAAATCTACCCTTAATCGTGTATTGGATGATAGTTGCGGATTTTAGGTTTATGTAAGTTCTCTTTAAGAGTGCAAAGTTCTATAATTATCAAATATTCATAAACTATGAAGAAAAAGCAAATGAAAGCAAGTCTATTACTTGCGTCTTTATTGACGTTGGGTTTCTCGGTAACTGGGTGTACAAATGACGATTATGATTTTGACCAGATTGATGCAACGATGGGATTTGGTAGTGGCGAATTGGAAATACCTGCCAGTTCTACCATGAACATACCTCTGTCTGATATTCTGGAACTGGAAGAGGGTGGTAGTGTGAAGATTGCCGCAAATGGTGATTATCTGTTCCAATTGACAGGTTCTGAGGCATCATCTGCTTCACCAATGATTTCTCCTATTGTTCTGAGGGGTAATTCTTATTCTAATACGCTAACCTTAAATGCCAGTTCTGCTGCCAAGGGTACCCGTGCAGCTGGTAGTCATCTCAGTTTTGTATCTCCTAAGGAGTTGATGTTTAAATATAATGGTACGGATGCTGCTGTGAAGAGCCTGAAAAGTGCTGAGGTGGCTG
This genomic interval carries:
- a CDS encoding glycoside hydrolase family 31 protein, with product MLKNLSFIALLGIAVVGVPSELSAKSVKVAGTQKGTAAKSITRQVAQQNVTIEFYSPSIVRILKSDAGLGAPVQKKSYSVILKPQQMKGVQIQKNGDIVNVKSKFICVELNQQTGEIRFLSKDGKLLLTDTKTRLEARKDEANKGKYRIEQNFRLADDEAIYGLGQLRDVYMNQRGRQNIVLWNNNTYIAIPYFTSEKGYGLYWDNAGKTYFNDIVASKDNGNQPSCTSFTSEVGTCADYYFMYKDGTQDGVIASIRELTGQATMFPKWAMGFWQCRERYKTSDELAGVLDKYRELKIPTDAIVQDWQYWGCDSNWNAMKFQNPYYINKVGDPAYAKYLPTDMKQMKAQGEPRLKSPEEMVKYVHKNDAHLMISIWASFGPWTEQYRELKKMNALLPFETWPRNSGVMPYDVFNPKARNLYWKYLTHLYQMGFDAWWTDSTEPDHFEKPGDENYQTFDGSWLGVKNAFPLLHNKSIYEHQRAMKGNTKRSLQMTRSGSLGIQHYGTICWSGDVLASWNEMKNQIPSGLNFSLCGIPFWNTDLGGFFYWEFEQNPKNPAIQELQTRWMQWGTFMPLMRNHCSSPMVSELYEFGKQGDWAYDAMIKAIKLRYRLLPYIYSTAGDCVQNSGSMMRALVMDYAADKKASRLNDEYLFGRNILVKPVTDPLYTWKDKEKKGHTIYPDVRKAAAPVNVYLPKGNKWYDFWSNTQYEGGQDIQRLCPIDIMPVFIKAGTILPFGPEVQYSSEKPWDELEIRVYPGADGKFTLYEDEGDNYNYEKGKFSEIQFVWNEAGRTLSIAPRKGSYKGMLQHRRFHIVLVDANSGAGDQPMQASKSVEYDGKAVKIQL
- a CDS encoding family 43 glycosylhydrolase; this translates as MKQNNIFFRYFSPVAAQQKLYAAALVALLSSSAYEAEAQVGEPFIHDPSTIALCDGKYYTFGTGEGGIWSEDGWTWQGGAVRPGRGAAPDVLKIGDRYLVAYSATGGGLGGSHRGDVLTMWNKTLDPKSPDFKYTEPVVVASSLDDEDCDAIDAGLLLDPTTGRLWLSYGTYFGFIRLVELDPKTGKRMEGNEPVNIAIDCEATDLIYRNGWYYLLGTHGTCCDGPNSTYNIVVGRSRKITGPYVDNVGREMLQGGGKMVIAANNLKTGPGHFGRYIEEEGVEKMSFHYESDFRQGGRSVLAIRPLLWKNDWPVAGEEFHAGTYEIESERRGYALEIAVDFVRMQRDIEPFWIKPTKPLKNIEPQTLKEVEAEWPKGEVKVRMNDYMFRPHQKWSIMPAGKGGYLGGPYYKICIEGTTRYLTATAQHDVIAKPEFTGEDAQLWRIEQLTDGTYRIMPKAVPGTEEKLALVSLGDCTPGLAPFDFNSDNSKWNFRQQ
- a CDS encoding ATP-binding protein; protein product: MNTEQQKIEYKSLQKIRTGEKGFKELSTTCVALANAQGGQIMIGVEDKTKKPASNQVISQEEANSAVTRLRGLCFNVGLAVGDVCADETGSQYFAITVFPSLHSYATTSDGKMYIRVADKCEPVRSEDIQRVGEEKGAFQWELVPTRFELEDENKTNLSKFANDIRQSDRVKQHIKQLDDMEIGEQYHLLDGNKMTNLGVLWIGTAKQRSRICYPITVQYIVYDDLENKTNKLEWRDNTRNPKELLEDIMDKAVELTYSYEMPNGLFRKTVRYYNENLIRELLVNSLAHSSRTISNDITIKVYPGYISISNPGGLPLGVTKDNILHTKHRRNPNMIEILTALGLMEGEGSGYDLIYELDAVEAKKQPEIESTFNTVTVYQSAEITDKEVVRLMDYVDHNYQLSQKNKIAFGIIAREKRIAATDLSKILQLSAEERLRSYIDNLDKSNLITKGGVKKGSFFQINTTLLKNAKSNIVTSLKTIEPHVLKALIMEDLRVHPLSKISDIAERIPDIDMKEIRKMLYSMVGKEIEKEGTRFDSKYYIK
- the xyl3A gene encoding xylan 1,4-beta-xylosidase, giving the protein MNKKVIYAALMFVVTMSSGNASAQQLPYQNPALSAHERAVDLCGRLTLEEKASLMLDDSPAIPRLGIKRFQWWSEALHGVANMGDVTVFPEPIGMAASFNDRMVYRVFDATSDEMRAKWNELQQKGGDVTRFHALSVWTPNVNIFRDPRWGRGQETYGEDPYLTSRMGCAVVRGLQGPEDTKYRKLWACAKHYAIHSGPEWARHTDNITDVTPRDLWETYMPAFKSLVQDAKVREVMCAYQRWDDEPCCGNTRLLQQILRNEWGFKYLVVSDCGAVTDFWENHKVSSNARNAAAKGVLAGTDVECGFNYIYKSVPEAVKYGALTEEEVDKHVIRLLEGRFDLGEMDDNKIVSWSKIPVSVLCSKAHRQLSLDMALQTMTLLQNKNEVLPLDKKVKKIAFIGPNVDNEPMMWGNYNGTPRQTITILDGIKSRLKKNQVVTFKGCDLVNDQTLDSYFDQCSMDGKIGFKGTFWNNREMEGKPVTITQEKNPVQVTTYGQHSFAPNVKLTGFSAKYETVFRPKQNAKVLLDVAACGHYEVYLNGEKKSEKSDWRTAESRIEFEGEKGKEYQIEIRYAEMPTYNANMKINIGHENPIDYQASLKQLKDCETVVFVGGISPQLEGEEMPIEISGFKGGDRTNIELPKVQRNFLKALKEAGKKVVFVNCSGSAIALTPETESCDAILQAWYPGQEGGEAVARVLFGEYNPGGKLPITFYRNSNQLPDFKDYSMKGRTYRYMNDALFPFGYGLSYTSFRIGDATLSNSILKKGEKITLKVPVSNVGKKDGTEVVQVYVKDPADTEGPLKSLKAFERVEVKAGKTAEAVITLDSRNFELFDAATNTVRAKAGKYEVYYGSSSADKDLKKLDVSIEY
- a CDS encoding acetylxylan esterase, translating into MYNIFNKIVRLFCLCVFLFGHSTADAQNRNLPADINPYFGPVGKQAVMPNAAGFIQRWLLLESISMPVKSNVVFTDSYLKEIFHTQYFPNQMETVPKDGAVVKVGKEKLKWHALDSKLFNVKLFRFATSFKKPKYGVLFWAVTIIDCPEEMKDVRLSVGSNGASMWWLNGEEAVMLEGDRRMVRDDVVSKKLTLKKGRNILRGAVINGPGMSDFCVRFIDGQGKPVRNLSIHVK
- a CDS encoding IS1380-like element IS612 family transposase; translated protein: MAKIQIKSEKLTPFGGIFSIMEKFDSMLSPVIDSTLGQRCSSIFGYQFSEIVRSLMSVYFCGGSCVEDVTSQLMRHLSYHPTLRTCSSDTILRAIKELTQENISYTSDQGKTYDFNTADKLNTLLINALVSTGELKEIEEYDVDFDHQFLETEKYDAKPTYKKFLGYRPGVYVIGDKIVYIENSDGNTNVRFHQADTHKRFFALLESQNIRVNRFRADCGSCSKEIVSEIEKHCKHFYIRANRCSSLYNDIFALRGWKTEEINGIQFELNSILVEKWEGKCYRLVIQRQRRNSGDLDLWEGEYTYRCILTNDYKSSTRDIVEFYNLRGGKERIFDDMNNGFGWSRLPKSFMAENTVFLLLTALIHNFYKTIMSRLDTKAFGLKKTSRIKAFVFRFISVPAKWIMTARQYVLNIYTENRAYAKPFKTEFG
- a CDS encoding PD-(D/E)XK nuclease domain-containing protein encodes the protein MYWTNNQRLSFFSILFLLLYFIKEILSLGIRTAITMETKDTIYVIELKFNKSAQEALDQINNKHYADAFALKGKTVEKIGMNFMIDEDKTIVLDWVK